CACCACGAGGGGTTCTGTCTGTGGGACACCGCCACGACCGGATTCAACGCCGTCGCGCGCGGCCCTCGCCGTGACCTCATCTCCGAGTTCCACGACGCCACGCGGCGGGCGGGAGCCAAGTTCGGCGTGTACTACTCCGGAGCGCTCGACTGGCACGTCAGCGACTTCCCGCCGATCGAGTCGGACACCGACCTGTTCCGGTTCCGTCGCAACGACGCCCACTTCTCCCGCTACGCCGCCGCGCAGCTCGAGGAGCTCGTGGAGCGGTTCGCGCCCGACGTGCTCTGGAACGACATCGAGTGGCCGGACGGCGGCAAGGGCACGGAGGAGTACGCCGTGGCCGCACTCCTGCAGCGGTACTTCGACGCCGTCCCGGACGGTGTGGTCAACGACCGCTGGGGTGTGCCGTACCACGGGTTCCTCACCCGCGAATACACGGACATCCCGGACATCATCCCCGAGCCGTGGGAGTCGACCCGCGGGCTCGGCTACTCGTTCGGGTTCAACCAGGCGGAGGACGAGCGCCACTCGCTGTCCGGGGCGGCCCTGATCCGGCTCCTCGTCGACGTCGTCGCGAAGAACGGCAACCTGCTCATCAACGTCGGCCCCGCGGCGGACGGATCCATTCCGGCGCTGCAGCGGAAGGCGATGCAGGAGCTCGGCAGCTGGCTGGCCGTGAACGGTGCGGCGATCTACGGCACGCGGCCCTGGACGCGGATGGGGGAGCGCACGGGGGCTCCTCGCCGCTACACCACGTCCACCGACGCGGTGCACGTGCATGCGCTCGACCCGGCGGACGGCGAGTTCGAGCTGCCGTCCGAGCTCACGGCCGCTGCGCTGTCGTGGGCCGACGGGACCCCGGCGGAGGTGTCCGCAGACGGCGGTTCGACCCGCATCGTGATCCCGGCCGGTCTCCGCGAGGCTCCGGTCGCCGTGCTCACCGCGCACGGCGCCTGACACAGGCTCCGCAGAAGGGCCCCCGTCGGATCCGACGGGGGCCCTTCGTCGCTGAGCTAGGGGCGCGTGCGCTCCTCGAGAACCTCGATCACGTGGCGGTACGGGCGGCCGGTGGCGCGGGTCATGCCGATCTCGCACGTGCGGTTGGCCGACACGAAGGCGTCGAAGCCGCCGCGGGCCGTATCGGCCGCGGAGACTTCGGCCGATTCCTGGGCTGTCGCGCTCGCGGTGAGCTCGGGGTGCAGCATGCCGCGGTCACCGGCGAACGCGCAGCAGCCCCAGCCGTCGGGCACGAAGACCTCGTCAGCGACGGCGGCGGCGATCGCTGTCAGCGCCCCGGTCGCGCCGAGCGCGGTCGTCGAACAGGTCGGGTGCACGGCGATCGAGGGGAGCTTCGCATCGACGGAGAGGCGCGGCAGCACCTCCCGCGCGACGAACGTGGTGGCGTCCTCGATGCGCAGACCGGCGTACTCCGGATGGGCGGCGACGGCCTGGGTGAGCATGACGTCGAGGCCCTCGGTGCAGGAGGCCGCGTCGCAGACGACCGGGAGCTCCCCGTGGCGGCTGGCGTCCCAGAGCGAGGCCAGCACCCGGTCGGACATGAGGCGATAGCCGTCGAGGTGCCCCTTGGACTTCCACGGTGTCCCGCAGCAGAGCCCGCCGTTCTCCTCCGGGACCACGACGGGGATCCCGGCGCGGTCGAGCAGGGCGCGCAGGGCGTCGCGGGAGCCGGGACCCTCGTCCTCCGGACCGAACATCGTGCCGATGCAGGCGCCGAAGAAGACGGCCTGGGCGTCGGGAGGCGAGACCGGTCGAGGCGGCGCGGTGCCGCCGCGGGGGAGACCCCCGTCGTAGAGGGGGACGGTATCGGCGCCGAGCACCGCCCGTCCGACCCGCGTCGCGCCGCGCACGAGCGGGACGGGGAGAGCATCGGCGACCGTGAGGGCGACGCCGCCGGCGCGAGTGACGGTGCTCCAGTGCTTCGCCGCCGTCCCCCAGGCCGCACCCTCCACCGCGTTCTCCTGCTCGGCCCGGAGGCGGCGGACGAGGTCGCCGGTGTTGATGTCCACCGGACACGCGACGCCGCACATGCCGTCGACCGCGCAGGTCTGCACGCCGTCGTAGTCGTAGTCCGCGCGCAGGTCCCGCAGCAGCGCCGTGTCGCCCTGCTCCTCGGCCCAGGCCATGTCCCGGCGCAGCACGATGCGCTGCCGCGGGGTGAGCGTGATGCTCTTGCTCGGGCAGGTCGGCTCGCAGTAGCCGCACTCCACGCAGCGGTCCACCTCGCGCTCCACCGTGGGCACGCGCTTGAGATCCCGGAGGTACGAGTCCGGGTCGTCGGACAGCACGACGCCGGGGTTGAGGATCCCGTCCGGATCGAACAGCCGCTTGATCTCCCACATCATGTCGGTGAGCTCGTCGCCGTACTGACGCCGCACGAACGGCGCCATGATGCGTCCGGTACCGTGCTCGGCCTTGAGGGATCCCTCCTGTGCGAGGACGAGCTCGACGAGGTCGTCCGTGAAGCGGCGGTACCGCGCCACGCTCTCGGGGTCGTCGAAGCGCTCGTTCAGCAGGAAGTGGACGTTGCCGTCCTTCGCGTGCCCGAAGATCACGGAGCCCTCGTAGCCGTGCTCCGCGAACAGCTCGATCAGTCGCTCGCAGGTGGCCAGCAGCCGGGGGACGGGGACGACGATGTCTTCGAGGAGCGCGGTCGTCCCGGACGGCCGCGCCCCGGCGACAGCGGTGTAGAGGCCCTTGCGGACGTGCCACAGTGCGGCGCGCTCGGCGGCATCGGTCGTCAGGCGTGGGGCGACGGCGAGGGGGAGGGCATCGAAGTGCGCCTGCGCTGATGCGCTCGCGACGGCGAGGGCGTCGTCATCCACGGCGTGCACCTCGACCAGGAGGGCGGCGTGGCCCTGGACGTCGATCTCGGAGATCGCGGCGGGGACGTCGCTCAGGCCCTGGGCGACGCGCAGTGAGGCGGCGTCCAGGAGCTCGATCGTCGCGAGTCCGAGCTCCGTGAGAGCGGGGAGCGCGGTCATCGCCGCCGACAGCGTCTCGAAGACGAGCAGACCGGTGGCGATCGCGGGGCGCACCTCGATGGTGCGGAAACGGGCCTCCGCGACGAAGCCGAGGGTCCCTTCCGATCCGATGAGGAGGTGCTCCAGGATCCGCACCGGGTCGTCGAAGTCGAGCAGGGCGTTCAGGCCGTAGCCCATCGTGTTCTTCATCGAGAACTGCTGCCGCAGGAAGGCGACGTTCCCGGGCGAGGCGAGCAGACGCTCCCGGAGCGACGACAGTCCGGCGAACAGGGCGGGTTCCGCGGCGCGGAGCACGTCCGCGGCGTCCGCGCGTCCGGTGTCCAGGACGGTGCCGCTGGGCAGTACGACGACCATCGACGTGATCGTCTGGTACGAGTTCTCCGTGATGCCGCAGGCCATGCCGCTGGAGTTGTTCGCGACGACGCCGCCGATCGTGCAGGCGATCTCGCTGGCCGGATCCGGCCCGAGCTTGCGGCGATACCGGGCCAGCCGCGTGTTCACCTGCCGGACGGTGGCCCCGGGGCCGACCCTGACCGCGGCGCCGTCGTCCTCGATGTGGATGTCGCGGAAGTGGCTGCGCGTGTCGACGAGGATATCGCCGCTGATGCCCTGTCCGGAGAGGCTGGTGCCGCCGGAGCGGAACGTGAGCGTGCGTCCGGCCGCCCGGACCGCCGAGAACGCGCGGGCGACGCCCTCGGCGTCCGCGGGGGACAGCACCGCGTCCGGGACGAGCAGGTAATGCGAGGCGTCGTGGGCGCGGGCGAAGCGGTCGATGGATCGGGCGTGGACCTGCGTCTCGGGCCCCAGCAGTGCGGGATCGAGGGGGTGGTCGAGGGTGGTGGGCACGGTGCTCCTCTGCTCCGCTCGAAGATTGTCAGACAAGTGTACTGAACGACGGACGCCTCACTAGACTGTTCCGCATGACCTCGATCGCGGAGCGCCCCCTCGGCGTGGTCGGCGTGGTCGACGCCGTGACCGGACAGCTGCGCAGCCGGATCCTCTCCGGCGAGATCCGCTCGGGGGAGCCTCTGACCGAGGCGGCCGTCTCCCAGACCTACGGCGTCGCCCGTCCCAGCGCCAAAGCGGCCATCGAGCAGCTCGTGGCCAGCGGGCTGCTCGTGCGGACGGCGCATCGCACGGCGCGCGTGGTCGGCATCGAGGCGGAGACCGTCCGCGACGTCTACCGCACGCGGATCCGGCTGGAGAGCGCGGCACTACGCGAGCTGGCGGAGAGCGCCGCCGTGCCGGCGGCCGCCGTGGCGGCGAACGCCGAGCTGCAGGCGATGGCACCTGGCCCCGATCCCGCGACGGTCGATCCCGACCTCCGTTTCCACATGGCGCTCATCGACGCCCTGGGCAGCGAGCGGACCAGCCGCATGTACCGGAGCGTGCTGGACGAGGTGCGGCTGTGCATGGCGCAGGTGCAGGGTCGGCGTCTCCTGGATGCCGACCTCATCGCCGCCCAGCACGCCGAGATGCTCGAGGCCGTCGCCGCCGGCGACGCGGAGCGCGCGGCCGCGGTGCTGCATGCCCACCTCGCCTCGGCGGAGGACCGTCTCGTCGAGGCCCTGAGCGCCTCCTGACGTCAGCCTTCGTCGGCCGGGGCGTCCTCGATCTGGGTCGGGGCATCCGTCGGGTCGGCCCAGACAGGAGCGGGGAGAGGCGTGTCGACCTGGCCGGCCTGGATCGCGCGGAGGGCCTCGGTGATCTCGTCGGCGTTCTCGGGTACCGCCAGGCCGCAGGTGCGCAGCTCGGACGCGAACTGCAGGGTGAGCCGGATCTTCCCCGCCTCGATGGCCTCGGAGGTGGTGCCGGTGCGGATCTCGCTGCCGGTCTGGATCGCGGGCACCTCGTCGCAGACGTGATAGACCTTGCCGCCGTCGACCCACACGACCTCATCGGCCCCGAGGAGCTGGATCACGGCCGACTGATCCGCGGTGTACTGCTCGACGGACGGCGGGGCGAAGCTCGTCCCGACGATCGCGGCGAGGACGGCCAGGACGATGCCGACGATGCCGGCGGTCGCCT
This genomic stretch from Microbacterium sp. Nx66 harbors:
- a CDS encoding alpha-L-fucosidase is translated as MMNFEKRTGPDFGAASPVYPANGVPDWYRDAKLGFFVHWGLYSVPAWAVQHGEGVNIPTEDAYAWHQYAEWYGNTVRIPGSPTWERHQRTYGPGTSYEDLADQWDADAFDAEAFVGELVAAGARYVVPTTKHHEGFCLWDTATTGFNAVARGPRRDLISEFHDATRRAGAKFGVYYSGALDWHVSDFPPIESDTDLFRFRRNDAHFSRYAAAQLEELVERFAPDVLWNDIEWPDGGKGTEEYAVAALLQRYFDAVPDGVVNDRWGVPYHGFLTREYTDIPDIIPEPWESTRGLGYSFGFNQAEDERHSLSGAALIRLLVDVVAKNGNLLINVGPAADGSIPALQRKAMQELGSWLAVNGAAIYGTRPWTRMGERTGAPRRYTTSTDAVHVHALDPADGEFELPSELTAAALSWADGTPAEVSADGGSTRIVIPAGLREAPVAVLTAHGA
- a CDS encoding FAD-binding and (Fe-S)-binding domain-containing protein; this translates as MPTTLDHPLDPALLGPETQVHARSIDRFARAHDASHYLLVPDAVLSPADAEGVARAFSAVRAAGRTLTFRSGGTSLSGQGISGDILVDTRSHFRDIHIEDDGAAVRVGPGATVRQVNTRLARYRRKLGPDPASEIACTIGGVVANNSSGMACGITENSYQTITSMVVVLPSGTVLDTGRADAADVLRAAEPALFAGLSSLRERLLASPGNVAFLRQQFSMKNTMGYGLNALLDFDDPVRILEHLLIGSEGTLGFVAEARFRTIEVRPAIATGLLVFETLSAAMTALPALTELGLATIELLDAASLRVAQGLSDVPAAISEIDVQGHAALLVEVHAVDDDALAVASASAQAHFDALPLAVAPRLTTDAAERAALWHVRKGLYTAVAGARPSGTTALLEDIVVPVPRLLATCERLIELFAEHGYEGSVIFGHAKDGNVHFLLNERFDDPESVARYRRFTDDLVELVLAQEGSLKAEHGTGRIMAPFVRRQYGDELTDMMWEIKRLFDPDGILNPGVVLSDDPDSYLRDLKRVPTVEREVDRCVECGYCEPTCPSKSITLTPRQRIVLRRDMAWAEEQGDTALLRDLRADYDYDGVQTCAVDGMCGVACPVDINTGDLVRRLRAEQENAVEGAAWGTAAKHWSTVTRAGGVALTVADALPVPLVRGATRVGRAVLGADTVPLYDGGLPRGGTAPPRPVSPPDAQAVFFGACIGTMFGPEDEGPGSRDALRALLDRAGIPVVVPEENGGLCCGTPWKSKGHLDGYRLMSDRVLASLWDASRHGELPVVCDAASCTEGLDVMLTQAVAAHPEYAGLRIEDATTFVAREVLPRLSVDAKLPSIAVHPTCSTTALGATGALTAIAAAVADEVFVPDGWGCCAFAGDRGMLHPELTASATAQESAEVSAADTARGGFDAFVSANRTCEIGMTRATGRPYRHVIEVLEERTRP
- a CDS encoding GntR family transcriptional regulator, whose protein sequence is MTSIAERPLGVVGVVDAVTGQLRSRILSGEIRSGEPLTEAAVSQTYGVARPSAKAAIEQLVASGLLVRTAHRTARVVGIEAETVRDVYRTRIRLESAALRELAESAAVPAAAVAANAELQAMAPGPDPATVDPDLRFHMALIDALGSERTSRMYRSVLDEVRLCMAQVQGRRLLDADLIAAQHAEMLEAVAAGDAERAAAVLHAHLASAEDRLVEALSAS